In the genome of Pirellulales bacterium, one region contains:
- a CDS encoding class I SAM-dependent methyltransferase — protein sequence MPGSINSSFRYHLRAHEAAGFRVRHVSVHDYRPTLRAWFDNLVRNRDRAIELVGVKTYNRYLVFFPASWHYFDRMTGFVVRLVLEKPSPTQ from the coding sequence TTGCCCGGCTCGATCAATTCGTCGTTCCGTTATCACCTGCGGGCACACGAAGCGGCGGGGTTTCGAGTAAGGCACGTCTCGGTGCATGATTACCGGCCGACGCTGCGCGCCTGGTTCGACAACCTGGTCCGCAACCGCGATCGGGCGATCGAGCTTGTCGGCGTAAAGACCTACAACCGCTATCTCGTCTTTTTCCCGGCCTCGTGGCACTACTTCGATCGGATGACCGGGTTCGTGGTGCGGCTGGTCCTGGAGAAGCCCTCACCGACGCAGTAA
- the metK gene encoding methionine adenosyltransferase, whose product MASGKYLFTSESVSMGHPDKLADQISDGVLDALFAQDPYSRVACETLVTTGAAIVAGEITTRAVVDYADVVRRVIREVGYTDDQMGICADTCAVMVMIGKQSPDIAQGVNEDSSTGKEIGAGDQGLMFGYACNDTPELMPLPIALAHRITNALTAARRAGTIRWLRPDSKSQVTVEYDGNRPVRIDTVVVSTQHAPEVSHEEIRRTVINQIVKPILPADLVSGDITYHVNPTGRFVVGGPHGDCGLTGRKIIVDTYGGWGRHGGGAFSGKDPTKVDRSAAYMARHIAKNIVASELADRCEVQLAYAIGVSEPVSVHIDTDGTGKLEDGRICELVREVYPLTPSGIIKYLELRRPIYQLTAAGGHFGRSEPSFTWESTAGAAALLDAAGIAAVAG is encoded by the coding sequence GTGGCTTCCGGCAAGTATTTGTTCACCAGCGAGTCGGTCAGCATGGGCCATCCCGATAAGTTGGCCGACCAGATCTCCGACGGGGTGCTCGACGCGCTCTTCGCCCAAGACCCTTACAGCCGCGTGGCCTGCGAGACCCTGGTGACGACCGGGGCGGCCATCGTGGCCGGCGAGATCACCACCCGTGCCGTGGTCGATTACGCCGACGTGGTACGCCGCGTGATTCGCGAAGTCGGCTACACCGACGACCAGATGGGCATTTGCGCCGACACTTGCGCCGTGATGGTCATGATCGGCAAGCAAAGCCCCGACATCGCCCAGGGCGTGAACGAAGACTCCTCCACCGGCAAAGAGATCGGCGCCGGTGACCAGGGACTGATGTTCGGCTATGCCTGCAACGACACGCCCGAACTGATGCCGCTGCCGATTGCCTTGGCCCACCGGATCACGAACGCCCTGACCGCGGCGCGGCGCGCGGGAACCATCCGCTGGCTGCGGCCCGACAGCAAGAGCCAGGTGACCGTGGAATACGATGGAAACCGTCCGGTGCGGATCGACACCGTCGTCGTCTCCACACAGCACGCGCCCGAGGTCAGCCACGAAGAAATCCGCCGGACCGTCATCAACCAGATTGTGAAGCCCATTTTGCCGGCCGACCTGGTTTCCGGCGACATCACCTATCACGTCAATCCAACGGGCCGCTTCGTGGTCGGCGGTCCTCACGGCGACTGCGGTCTGACCGGCCGCAAGATCATCGTCGACACCTACGGCGGCTGGGGGCGGCACGGCGGCGGCGCGTTCAGCGGCAAAGACCCGACGAAGGTCGACCGCAGCGCAGCCTACATGGCCCGCCATATCGCCAAGAACATCGTGGCCTCGGAACTGGCCGACCGTTGCGAGGTGCAGCTTGCTTATGCGATCGGCGTCTCGGAACCCGTGAGCGTGCATATCGACACCGACGGCACCGGCAAACTCGAAGACGGCAGAATCTGTGAACTGGTGCGGGAAGTCTATCCGCTCACGCCCAGCGGCATCATCAAGTATCTCGAGCTGCGCCGGCCAATCTACCAGTTGACGGCGGCGGGCGGACACTTCGGCCGCAGCGAGCCGAGCTTCACCTGGGAAAGCACCGCAGGCGCGGCCGCATTGCTCGACGCGGCTGGCATCGCGGCGGTGGCCGGTTAA
- a CDS encoding M20/M25/M40 family metallo-hydrolase, with protein sequence MPPHYRFCSVRALCHLFALVAVLSGTARPSVAAENATENTTEARATEVRLYEAVKFLASDEREGRGVGTHGLDQAADFIAQQFAATGLKTSLFDGGPFQKFNMVVATELGQPNRLKLLRPASDEQPDGQTIELKPAADFNPLAIGGAGQFSLPLVFAGYGITAKDEKYDDYAGINAEGKAVLLLRHEPEQNNPHSVFNGTDHSVYAPFTRKVSNAYQHGAAAVVFCNDEFDLKKNVERRMKRWQAAVDELTASQAKFKEIAGPTPEQVEQQRRQIDKLLKEVGSQGEKLWAEYDPLLPFFGAGLGDEAHKMPVVFCRRAVLDPVVKAALGKTITELEKQIDAGPTPASAELAGWRLEGQITVVRREAEVKNVVAVLEGEGPHADETIVVGAHYDHLGMGGEGSLAAGVKEVHNGADDNASGTAALIEVARRLASRTEKLPRRVVFLAFTGEERGLIGSARYCRDPLVPLDKTVAMLNMDMVGRLADDKLIVQGVDTATEFGPVIDHLADRYGLKVTKQPGGFGPSDHSSFYPHKVPVMHFFTGTHSDYHRPSDDYEKINLPGMRRVAEMVADTVVELAELGERPHYQAAKSKPQFRGGDRPYFGSIPDFGSDEPGYHLGGVSPDSPADKGGLKAGDAIVKLGEYKIGNLEDFDGALRKFKAGDKVSLIVNRDGKQVTLEVVLDPPR encoded by the coding sequence GACCGAAAACACGACCGAGGCACGGGCAACCGAAGTACGCCTCTACGAGGCGGTCAAGTTTCTCGCGTCCGACGAACGCGAGGGCCGCGGCGTGGGCACCCACGGGCTCGATCAGGCGGCCGACTTTATCGCGCAACAGTTTGCCGCCACGGGGCTGAAAACGTCGCTCTTCGACGGCGGCCCGTTCCAGAAGTTCAACATGGTCGTGGCCACCGAACTGGGGCAGCCTAACCGGCTGAAACTGCTGCGCCCGGCCAGCGATGAACAACCGGACGGCCAGACCATCGAGCTGAAGCCGGCTGCCGACTTCAACCCCTTGGCCATCGGCGGTGCCGGGCAGTTCAGCCTGCCGCTGGTTTTCGCCGGCTACGGCATCACCGCGAAAGACGAAAAATACGACGATTACGCCGGCATCAACGCGGAGGGCAAAGCCGTGCTGCTGTTGCGGCACGAACCGGAACAGAACAACCCGCACAGCGTCTTCAACGGCACCGACCATTCGGTGTACGCGCCGTTCACGCGAAAGGTCTCGAATGCCTATCAGCACGGCGCCGCGGCCGTCGTTTTTTGCAACGACGAATTCGACCTGAAGAAAAACGTCGAACGGCGGATGAAGCGTTGGCAAGCGGCCGTCGATGAGTTGACCGCCAGCCAGGCCAAATTCAAAGAAATCGCCGGGCCGACGCCGGAACAGGTCGAGCAACAACGGCGGCAGATCGACAAGTTGCTGAAGGAAGTCGGGTCGCAAGGCGAAAAGTTGTGGGCGGAATACGATCCATTGCTGCCGTTTTTTGGAGCGGGCCTGGGCGACGAGGCGCACAAGATGCCCGTGGTTTTTTGCCGTCGCGCCGTGCTCGACCCAGTCGTCAAGGCGGCCCTCGGCAAAACGATTACGGAGCTGGAAAAGCAGATCGACGCGGGACCCACACCGGCCAGCGCCGAGTTGGCGGGATGGCGGCTGGAAGGCCAGATCACGGTCGTCCGCCGCGAAGCCGAAGTCAAGAACGTGGTGGCCGTGCTTGAAGGCGAAGGCCCGCACGCCGACGAAACGATCGTCGTGGGCGCCCACTACGACCACCTGGGCATGGGGGGCGAAGGCTCGCTGGCGGCCGGCGTCAAAGAGGTGCATAACGGGGCCGACGACAACGCTTCGGGCACGGCGGCCCTGATCGAGGTGGCCCGGCGGCTGGCGTCGCGAACGGAAAAACTGCCGCGTCGCGTCGTCTTTCTGGCGTTCACGGGCGAAGAGCGGGGCCTGATCGGCAGCGCTCGCTATTGCCGCGACCCGTTGGTTCCCTTGGACAAAACCGTGGCCATGCTCAACATGGACATGGTCGGACGGCTGGCCGACGACAAGCTGATTGTGCAAGGCGTCGATACGGCCACGGAGTTCGGGCCGGTGATCGACCACCTCGCCGACCGTTACGGCCTGAAGGTCACGAAACAGCCGGGCGGCTTTGGGCCGAGCGACCACTCCTCGTTTTATCCGCACAAGGTGCCGGTGATGCACTTTTTCACCGGTACGCACAGCGACTACCATCGGCCCAGCGACGATTACGAGAAGATCAACTTGCCCGGCATGCGGCGGGTGGCGGAGATGGTGGCGGATACGGTGGTCGAGTTGGCTGAGCTAGGCGAGCGGCCGCATTACCAGGCGGCCAAGTCGAAGCCGCAATTTCGCGGCGGCGACCGGCCGTACTTCGGCAGCATCCCCGACTTCGGCAGCGACGAGCCGGGCTATCATCTGGGCGGCGTTTCGCCCGACTCGCCGGCCGACAAGGGAGGCCTGAAGGCCGGCGACGCCATCGTGAAGCTGGGCGAATACAAGATCGGCAATCTGGAGGATTTCGATGGCGCGTTGCGCAAGTTCAAGGCCGGCGATAAGGTGTCGTTGATCGTGAATCGCGACGGCAAGCAGGTCACGCTGGAAGTGGTGCTCGATCCTCCGAGATGA